The Mercurialis annua linkage group LG8, ddMerAnnu1.2, whole genome shotgun sequence genome window below encodes:
- the LOC126661312 gene encoding DUF724 domain-containing protein 3-like, which produces MDSSSNRYHKKGDNKFNIGDQVEVCSDDEGFRGAWYVASVLKSISSSRSTGSYPKRKAGVLVEYHSLLSDADHNMKLTESVEVSYIRPLPPVSDGSWYEPYDVVDAFHRDGWWKGVVSDVFEYNGSNETKYTVVFEDPFERIDFFAKELRFHLEWIDGSWFKPPKQTEIPTGVQSTHADSNAREPEVAVNAESSTKTPDDTLKSLRGKSREKLAIKRSRKNLLEHSANSHSKSPSKRTKKTLPKSEDALSCLAENLNNENSVKPLLLEACHVELTPIQTTNQELQVAGGVLTKCSTNNMVDDTPSSCSDIPFTAINNQDVGSENEAAGSLEKSESQMNSQVTGGEDKNKEDSAEIFVDKQHKEGNTESESENVKESSLINVPGTTELTESRGMPFVKSSSFWNIIESLEIFRVLPQKPHFGPLVEYKEATREGLAIGYMFTFANLIEKTSKLRVDNSREEINSYLEVFADLKTLGFNVKAVEDRLQKLMSIKDRFEQLEDESKNFRIQLTECEDEMTKLEEDIVKTDRLISELEEKRAMKVSTKVMKDSKLVALQAGVDVINEDIVKMKHEFESQAAASW; this is translated from the exons ATGGACAGTAGCAGCAACAGATATCATAAAAAAGGCGACAACAAGTTCAATATAGGCGACCAAGTTGAAGTTTGCAGCGACGACGAGGGTTTTAGAGGCGCATGGTACGTCGCTTCAGTTCTTAAATCCATCTCTTCTTCAAGAAGCACCGGCTCTTATCCGAAAAGAAAAGCCGGGGTTTTAGTCGAGTACCATAGTTTACTCTCTGATGCAGATCACAACATGAAATTGACGGAGTCTGTTGAAGTTTCTTACATAAGGCCTTTGCCTCCGGTTTCTGATGGTTCGTGGTATGAGCCGTACGATGTGGTTGATGCGTTTCACCGCGACGGGTGGTGGAAAGGCGTGGTGTCTGATGTTTTTGAGTATAATGGGAGCAATGAAACGAAGTATACTGTGGTGTTTGAGGACCCGTTTGAACGGATCGATTTTTTCGCTAAAGAATTGAGGTTTCATTTGGAGTGGATTGATGGGAGTTGGTTTAAACCTCCTAAACAAACG GAAATACCAACTGGTGTACAATCAACACATGCTGACAGTAATGCAAGAGAACCTGAGGTGGCTGTGAATGCTGAGAGTTCGACCAAAACACCAGATGATACATTGAAATCTCTTCGCGGTAAATCTAGAGAAAAATTGGCTATCAAAAGGTCAAGGAAGAATTTATTGGAGCATTCAGCAAATTCACATTCAAAATCACCTAGTAAGAGAACAAAGAAGACTTTACCCAAAAGTGAAGATGCACTTTCATGCCTTGCCGAGAATTTGAACAATGAAAACTCTGTCAAACCCTTACTTCTCGAAGCATGCCATGTAGAGTTAACGCCAATCCAGACAACAAATCAAGAATTACAAGTGGCTGGTGGTGTACTAACCAAATGCTCGACCAATAATATGGTTGATGATACGCCTTCTTCTTGCTCCGACATTCCCTTCACG GCTATTAATAACCAAGATGTTGGATCTGAGAACGAAGCGGCAGGATCCTTAGAGAAAAGTGAGAGTCAGATGAACTCTCAAGTTACAG GTGGAGAGGACAAGAATAAAGAAGACTCGGCTGAAATCTTCGTAGATAAGCAGCATAAAGAAG GTAATACAGAAAGCGAATCTGAAAATGTCAAGGAATCATCATTGATAAATGTTCCGGGAACCACTGAGCTCACGGAGAGTCGAGGGATGCCTTTTGTTAAGAGCTCATCTTTTTGGAACATCATCGAGTCGTTGGAAATTTTCCGAGTCTTGCCACAAAAACCACATTTTGGTCCTTTGGTAGAATATAAAGAGGCAACCCGGGAAGGACTTGCTATCGGTTATATGTTCACCTTCGCTAATTTAATTGAGAAGACATCCAAGTTGCGAGTTGACAACTCCAGAGAAGAAATCAACAGTTACTTGGAAGTATTCGCTGATCtgaaaacattaggatttaatGTGAAGGCAGTAGAGGATCGTCTTCAAAAATTGATGTCAATCAAAGATCGGTTCGAACAACTCGAGGATGAGTCGAAGAATTTTCGCATTCAGTTAACAGAATGTGAAGATGAAATGACAAAATTGGAAGAAGATATTGTTAAAACAGACCGGTTGATATCGGAGTTGGAAGAAAAACGGGCAATGAAAGTGTCGACGAAGGTGATGAAAGATTCTAAACTGGTTGCTCTACAAGCGGGTGTTGATGTTATCAATGAAGACATTGTGAAAATGAAGCATGAATTTGAAAGCCAAGCTGCTGCATCTTGGTGA
- the LOC126659712 gene encoding cation/H(+) antiporter 28 isoform X1, producing the protein MQRAGMSHKSAPSQDPSCQNFITYTVRNGPGKVVGLVCTFILSHLLHHLLRPLSQPRIASDILIGLLIGNIPWIRDSFDEKFITTLNFVAEFGMICYMFVLGMEMDPYVIFRPPTQPAIIAYAGMISTFILASSITPFMQYTKQPDIGFTLSLSITLSGSGSHILTRIITNLKIGKSDIGKLVIAAGVHSDMITMLLVCVGFLFIPPSSRVHDPSARLTKAITMTAALILQTIFAAKVSPIFMNWVNNENPEGKPMKGSHLVLSIAFMVMVCAASPIYGYNPILSAFMAGIFLPCEGRVSKWAVGKINYLLTTIFYPLFFFWMGYHANLHKIDFYNIEGYERFGVLTGIALFGKLVGTVICGAILGYHWRESAELGLLLTAKGHFHVFLAILASTYGVTETEISCMMVVVIFFTVVHTPSIVMEIIQRARKLAPTHRRALQWLDPANELRILLCIHGHHNVASSVNFMEISKGASDPGILVYVTDMVELTEEIAATLVQNDGMDTVTVTDKQVTDMRDQITRSIQVYANENGDGITLRRMLALSTFNGMAQDICILAEDLMISLIILPFHKNQRSDGTLDGGHPGFRYVNRKILRNAPCSVGILVDRGLGLAEKISTTPRSFNVAVIFIGGKDDREALAYAGRVARHPGVKLTVIRFLLDDNLENISRRTGGFRINQAEQEAEMKLDDECFAHFYERYVAGGHVLYMEKHLANSAETYSTLRSFEGQYALIIVGRGGRVNSILTVGMNDWQQCPELGPIGDVLSGSGFSQKTSVLIIQQHHLKGDLEGVDDDFSIM; encoded by the exons ATGCAGAGAGCTGGGATGAGTCATAAATCAGCACCATCACAGGATCCAAGTTGTCagaattttataacttatacaGTCAGAAATGGACCTGGAAAAGTTGTGGGACTTGTCTGTACTTTTATTCTAAGTCATCTTTTACATCATCTTCTTAGACCTTTGTCTCAACCTCGCATTGCTTCTGATATTctt ATAGGATTGCTAATTGGAAATATACCATGGATACGCGATTCTTTCGACGAAAAATTCATAACGACTTTAAACTTCGTAGCAGAATTCGGAATGATTTGCTACATGTTCGTACTCGGAATGGAAATGGATCCATATGTAATCTTTAGACCACCAACTCAACCTGCTATAATAGCCTATGCAGGAATGATCTCCACATTCATATTAGCTTCAAGCATAACCCCATTTATGCAGTACACTAAACAACCGGACATCGGCTTTACCCTTTCCCTCTCGATCACACTCTCGGGCAGCGGCTCACATATTCTAACTCGGATCATTACCAATCTCAAAATCGGAAAATCAGACATCGGAAAGCTCGTTATAGCAGCCGGAGTACATTCCGATATGATTACGATGCTTTTGGTCTGTGTCGGTTTTCTTTTTATTCCGCCGTCAAGCAGAGTTCATGATCCTTCAGCTAGACTTACGAAGGCGATAACGATGACTGCTGCATTGATACTTCAAACGATTTTCGCTGCAAAAGTTTCACCGATTTTTATGAACTGGGTGAACAATGAAAACCCTGAAGGCAAACCTATGAAAGGCTCACATTTAGTACTTTCCATTGCTTTTATGGTTATGGTATGTGCAGCCTCACCAATTTACGGATATAACCCTATTCTAAGTGCATTCATGGCTGGAATATTTCTGCCATGTGAGGGTAGAGTGTCAAAATGGGCAGTTGGTAAAATTAATTATCTGTTGACAACTATTTTTTATCCACTTTTCTTCTTCTGGATGGGCTATCATGCTAATCTCCACAAAATCGATTTCTACAATATCGAAGGATATGAAAGATTCGGGGTTCTTACAGGGATAGCATTGTTCGGAAAACTAGTCGGAACAGTCATCTGCGGAGCGATTCTGGGCTATCATTGGCGTGAATCTGCTGAACTTGGATTGCTTTTGACTGCAAAGGGTCATTTCCATGTGTTCTTGGCTATTCTTGCGAGCACT TACGGAGTAACAGAAACTGAAATCAGCTGTATGATGGTGGTTGTGATATTCTTTACTGTTGTACACACTCCATCAATTGTAATGGAAATCATACAAAGAGCTAGAAAACTTGCACCGACGCATCGAAGGGCGCTTCAATGGCTTGATCCTGCAAACGAGCTTCGAATTCTGCTGTGCATTCACGGACATCATAATGTTGCTTCATCTGTTAACTTCATGGAGATATCTAAAGGCGCATCCGACCCTGGAATTCTCGTTTATGTCACGGACATGGTCGAACTGACCGAAGAAATAGCTGCCACGTTGGTTCAGAACGACGGAATGGACACGGTGACAGTGACTGATAAACAAGTAACCGACATGAGAGATCAAATCACTCGGTCCATCCAAGTTTACGCTAATGAAAATGGTGACGGTATCACTCTCAGAAGAATGTTAGCTCTTTCAACCTTCAACGGTATGGCACAGGATATCTGCATTTTAGCAGAAGACTTGATGATCTCTTTAATCATATTGCCGTTCCACAAGAACCAACGTTCCGATGGAACATTAGACGGTGGTCATCCTGGATTCAGATACGTAAATCGAAAG ATTCTTAGAAATGCCCCTTGTTCAGTAGGCATTCTAGTGGATAGAGGTCTCGGATTGGCTGAGAAAATATCAACTACGCCGAGATCCTTCAATGTAGCAGTCATTTTCATCGGCGGAAAAGACGACAGAGAAGCACTAGCATATGCAGGTCGTGTTGCTCGACATCCGGGAGTGAAGCTGACAGTGATAAGGTTCCTACTTGATGACAATTTAGAAAACATCTCAAGAAGAACAGGTGGATTTAGAATAAACCAAGCTGAACAGGAAGCGGAAATGAAGCTTGACGACGAGTGTTTCGCTCACTTCTACGAAAGATATGTGGCAGGCGGGCATGTTTTGTACATGGAGAAGCATCTCGCTAATTCTGCGGAGACGTATTCAACGCTGAGATCATTTGAAGGGCAGTATGCACTAATAATCGTGGGACGAGGAGGGAGGGTGAACTCGATATTGACAGTTGGGATGAATGATTGGCAGCAATGTCCGGAATTAGGACCGATAGGAGATGTGCTTTCAGGATCTGGTTTCTCGCAGAAGACGTCGGTTTTGATCATCCAACAACATCACCTTAAAGGAGATTTGGAGGGAGTGGATGATGATTTCTCTATAATGTAA
- the LOC126659712 gene encoding cation/H(+) antiporter 28 isoform X2 yields MICYMFVLGMEMDPYVIFRPPTQPAIIAYAGMISTFILASSITPFMQYTKQPDIGFTLSLSITLSGSGSHILTRIITNLKIGKSDIGKLVIAAGVHSDMITMLLVCVGFLFIPPSSRVHDPSARLTKAITMTAALILQTIFAAKVSPIFMNWVNNENPEGKPMKGSHLVLSIAFMVMVCAASPIYGYNPILSAFMAGIFLPCEGRVSKWAVGKINYLLTTIFYPLFFFWMGYHANLHKIDFYNIEGYERFGVLTGIALFGKLVGTVICGAILGYHWRESAELGLLLTAKGHFHVFLAILASTYGVTETEISCMMVVVIFFTVVHTPSIVMEIIQRARKLAPTHRRALQWLDPANELRILLCIHGHHNVASSVNFMEISKGASDPGILVYVTDMVELTEEIAATLVQNDGMDTVTVTDKQVTDMRDQITRSIQVYANENGDGITLRRMLALSTFNGMAQDICILAEDLMISLIILPFHKNQRSDGTLDGGHPGFRYVNRKILRNAPCSVGILVDRGLGLAEKISTTPRSFNVAVIFIGGKDDREALAYAGRVARHPGVKLTVIRFLLDDNLENISRRTGGFRINQAEQEAEMKLDDECFAHFYERYVAGGHVLYMEKHLANSAETYSTLRSFEGQYALIIVGRGGRVNSILTVGMNDWQQCPELGPIGDVLSGSGFSQKTSVLIIQQHHLKGDLEGVDDDFSIM; encoded by the exons ATGATTTGCTACATGTTCGTACTCGGAATGGAAATGGATCCATATGTAATCTTTAGACCACCAACTCAACCTGCTATAATAGCCTATGCAGGAATGATCTCCACATTCATATTAGCTTCAAGCATAACCCCATTTATGCAGTACACTAAACAACCGGACATCGGCTTTACCCTTTCCCTCTCGATCACACTCTCGGGCAGCGGCTCACATATTCTAACTCGGATCATTACCAATCTCAAAATCGGAAAATCAGACATCGGAAAGCTCGTTATAGCAGCCGGAGTACATTCCGATATGATTACGATGCTTTTGGTCTGTGTCGGTTTTCTTTTTATTCCGCCGTCAAGCAGAGTTCATGATCCTTCAGCTAGACTTACGAAGGCGATAACGATGACTGCTGCATTGATACTTCAAACGATTTTCGCTGCAAAAGTTTCACCGATTTTTATGAACTGGGTGAACAATGAAAACCCTGAAGGCAAACCTATGAAAGGCTCACATTTAGTACTTTCCATTGCTTTTATGGTTATGGTATGTGCAGCCTCACCAATTTACGGATATAACCCTATTCTAAGTGCATTCATGGCTGGAATATTTCTGCCATGTGAGGGTAGAGTGTCAAAATGGGCAGTTGGTAAAATTAATTATCTGTTGACAACTATTTTTTATCCACTTTTCTTCTTCTGGATGGGCTATCATGCTAATCTCCACAAAATCGATTTCTACAATATCGAAGGATATGAAAGATTCGGGGTTCTTACAGGGATAGCATTGTTCGGAAAACTAGTCGGAACAGTCATCTGCGGAGCGATTCTGGGCTATCATTGGCGTGAATCTGCTGAACTTGGATTGCTTTTGACTGCAAAGGGTCATTTCCATGTGTTCTTGGCTATTCTTGCGAGCACT TACGGAGTAACAGAAACTGAAATCAGCTGTATGATGGTGGTTGTGATATTCTTTACTGTTGTACACACTCCATCAATTGTAATGGAAATCATACAAAGAGCTAGAAAACTTGCACCGACGCATCGAAGGGCGCTTCAATGGCTTGATCCTGCAAACGAGCTTCGAATTCTGCTGTGCATTCACGGACATCATAATGTTGCTTCATCTGTTAACTTCATGGAGATATCTAAAGGCGCATCCGACCCTGGAATTCTCGTTTATGTCACGGACATGGTCGAACTGACCGAAGAAATAGCTGCCACGTTGGTTCAGAACGACGGAATGGACACGGTGACAGTGACTGATAAACAAGTAACCGACATGAGAGATCAAATCACTCGGTCCATCCAAGTTTACGCTAATGAAAATGGTGACGGTATCACTCTCAGAAGAATGTTAGCTCTTTCAACCTTCAACGGTATGGCACAGGATATCTGCATTTTAGCAGAAGACTTGATGATCTCTTTAATCATATTGCCGTTCCACAAGAACCAACGTTCCGATGGAACATTAGACGGTGGTCATCCTGGATTCAGATACGTAAATCGAAAG ATTCTTAGAAATGCCCCTTGTTCAGTAGGCATTCTAGTGGATAGAGGTCTCGGATTGGCTGAGAAAATATCAACTACGCCGAGATCCTTCAATGTAGCAGTCATTTTCATCGGCGGAAAAGACGACAGAGAAGCACTAGCATATGCAGGTCGTGTTGCTCGACATCCGGGAGTGAAGCTGACAGTGATAAGGTTCCTACTTGATGACAATTTAGAAAACATCTCAAGAAGAACAGGTGGATTTAGAATAAACCAAGCTGAACAGGAAGCGGAAATGAAGCTTGACGACGAGTGTTTCGCTCACTTCTACGAAAGATATGTGGCAGGCGGGCATGTTTTGTACATGGAGAAGCATCTCGCTAATTCTGCGGAGACGTATTCAACGCTGAGATCATTTGAAGGGCAGTATGCACTAATAATCGTGGGACGAGGAGGGAGGGTGAACTCGATATTGACAGTTGGGATGAATGATTGGCAGCAATGTCCGGAATTAGGACCGATAGGAGATGTGCTTTCAGGATCTGGTTTCTCGCAGAAGACGTCGGTTTTGATCATCCAACAACATCACCTTAAAGGAGATTTGGAGGGAGTGGATGATGATTTCTCTATAATGTAA
- the LOC126659488 gene encoding DNA-directed RNA polymerases II, IV and V subunit 11: MNAPDRYERFVVPEGTKKVSYERDTKIINAASFTIEREDHTVGNILRMQLHRDENVLFAGYKLPHPLQYKIIIRIHTASQSSPMQAYNQAINDLDKELDHFKNTFEAELAKFSSGF; encoded by the exons ATGAATGCACCAGACAGATACGAGCGATTTGTTGTTCCCGAAGGCACCAAAAA GGTTTCATACGAGAGAGACACCAAGATCATCAATGCGGCGTCGTTCACCATCGAGAGAGAAGACCACACCGTCGGCAACATTCTTCGCAT GCAGCTGCACAGAGATGAAAATGTGCTGTTTGCTGGTTACAAGCTTCCTCACCCTCTCCAGTACAAAATTATCATTAGG atTCACACTGCCAGCCAGTCTTCGCCAATGCAAGCATATAACCAGGCTATTAATGATCTAGACAAGGAACTTGATCATTTCAAGAATACGTTTGAG GCTGAATTGGCCAAATTTTCAAGCGGCTTTTAA